A region from the Caldicellulosiruptor naganoensis genome encodes:
- a CDS encoding type 1 glutamine amidotransferase, with protein MNMFPKALNLYGDRGNIITLQKRCEWRGIKANIVEYSFNSNADILKTADIILLGGASDREQGIMYSHLLSLKDLLKSLIEDGVCLLAICGGYQLLGEAYIDANQNVIKGLGVLDFYTKSEGKRLIGNIVIETTLDVFPKTVVGYENHGGRTYHGYQPFGKVLKGFGNNGKDGFEGLIYKNVIGTYLHGPLLPKNPHIADYMLKKALERKYSFDTLQFQKLDDTLEYMVHEKVKELYM; from the coding sequence GTGAATATGTTTCCAAAAGCTTTAAACTTATATGGTGACAGAGGTAATATTATTACGCTACAAAAAAGATGTGAATGGAGAGGTATAAAAGCAAATATAGTTGAATATAGTTTCAATTCTAACGCAGACATTTTAAAAACTGCAGATATAATCCTGCTAGGAGGGGCATCTGACAGGGAGCAAGGAATTATGTACAGTCATTTGCTAAGCTTAAAAGATTTGCTTAAAAGTTTGATCGAAGATGGAGTTTGCCTGCTTGCAATATGTGGAGGGTATCAGCTCTTGGGAGAGGCTTATATTGATGCAAACCAAAATGTAATAAAAGGACTTGGAGTATTAGATTTTTATACTAAGTCTGAAGGTAAAAGGCTAATTGGGAATATAGTCATTGAAACAACATTAGATGTTTTTCCAAAAACAGTTGTTGGTTACGAAAATCACGGTGGTAGAACATATCATGGTTATCAACCTTTTGGCAAGGTCCTAAAAGGTTTTGGCAATAACGGAAAGGACGGGTTTGAGGGGCTAATTTATAAAAACGTTATAGGCACATATTTGCACGGCCCTCTTCTACCTAAAAATCCACATATTGCAGATTATATGCTCAAAAAAGCTCTTGAAAGAAAATATTCTTTTGATACTTTGCAATTTCAAAAATTGGATGACACTTTAGAGTACATGGTTCACGAGAAGGTAAAAGAATTGTATATGTAA